DNA from Leucobacter aridicollis:
GAGCAGGAACAGCGCGAGCTGCAAGTCCTCATCCTCGGAGACCGCGTCGGTTTCGCCGAGCGCCTCCAGCGTATGCTGCAGCAATGCGACACGTTCCGGGTCTGCGTCGGGCGCGAAATACGCCAGTACGGCGGCACTGGCAGGGCCGCGGGCTGCGCACACGGCGCGGGGGCTCGCTGCCGCTGAAAGGTCTGAACGGTTCAGCACGGAAACTCCTTACGTTCGAACGTCGAACGCTTATCCTCCAACAGCTCGTGCGGCCCGGCTAGGCCCTTGACACCCGCCAGCCGCGCGTGTAGTTGCGACGCCTGCGCCCCTAGGCCGAGCCGACGACCACGCCCGTCCTGAGCTCGGCGAGGAGCGCGAGAACCGCCGCCGCTGACTCGGGCGTTCCGACCCGCTCGTGCGCGCGCGTGGCGCCGTCGCCGACCTTGATTCCGAGATCGCCCTGGCGCAGCACCGCAAAAGCGGTCTCGTCGGTGACGTCATCGCCGAGGAACACGGTGGCGGCGTCGGGGAAACGCTCCATGATTCTCCGGAGCGTGACGCCTTTGTCGGACGAGAGGACCGAGAACTCGCATACTTGCTTGCCTCGGAGCGGTATCAGCCCGGCGCGAGAGCCCAGCTCGCGGGCGGCGGCAAGGAGCTCCTCAGCGTGCGCGTTGTCGGGCACTTCACGCGTGTGGACCGCGATGCCGTACGGCTTGTACTCGAGGCGGACGCCAGGCTCGCCCTTGAAGACCCGCCACACTCGTCGAGTGAAGCTTTCGAGCAGCTCCTGTCGCTCGGGCGTCATGAACTTCTGGGGTGCCGACTCGCCAATCAGCTGTTGCGCGGTCTCGTTGAGTTCGAGGCCGTGAGACCCGCTCACCATCCATCCAGCGCTGTCGAGCCCGGTCGCGTGTAACGCCTCCAGGGACCGTCCGGTCAGGAGGGCCACCTGGACACCGGCTGCGTCCCGGAGGATGTCGAGGGATCGGATCGCCCGCGGAAGCGCCCGGGCGTCTGCCGGACGCGCCACGAGGGGCGCAAGCGTGCCGTCGAAATCTGTGGCCACGATGAGCTGCGGTGCGGCAGCGAGCCGTCGCAGCCGCTCTTCGAGCTTGCGCGGGATGTACGCCTCGCCGATTGTCGCCGCAGCAGTGGGGGCCGGACGACCAGCTTCCCGGGCGTCGGCCGCGCCTGACACGGCCCCCAGGTAGCTTCTCGCCCAGTTTGCGACATCGTTCGAGCGGACGGTGGCGCGCATCGCGCGCATGCGCCGGTGCTGCTCCGCGATCGGCATCGTCGTGGCACGGACGATCGCGCTTTTGAGGCCCTCGATGTCGTGCGGATTCACCAGAGTTGCCTCACCGAGCTCCTCTGCCGCGCCCGCGAACTCGCTGAGCACAAGCACCCCGTCATCCGTCGTCCGGCAGGCGACGTACTCTTTCGCCACGAGGTTCATTCCGTCACGCAACGGCGTGACGAGCAAGACGTCCGCGGCGAGGTAGAGCGCGGCCATCTCTTCACGGTCGAATGACTGATGCAGGTAGACGAGCGGCGTGTGCGCGACGGAGCCGTGCTCACCATTGATCCGGCCCACCGCGGTTTCGACCTCGTCGCGAAGCTGCATGTAGGCACCGACGCGCTCTCTGCTCGGGCTAGCCACCTGCACGAGCACCGTGTCAGTGGGGTCGAGCTCGTCGTCCGTGAGGAGCTCGCTGAACGCCTTGAACCGGTGCAGAATGCCCTTCGTATAGTCGAGGCGATCCACGCCGAGCATGACCACCGCGGGATTCCCGAGCTCGGCACGAATCTCGCGAGCGCGCCGCTGCATCTCGGGCTCACTGGCGGTCCGCGCGAAGGCTTCCGCGTCGATCGATATTGGAAACTCCTGGGCGAGTACCGCCCGCGCCGGCGAGGAATCGCGCGCGGGCAGCGCGATGTGGTTCCCGAGGACCGGACAGCCGGTCAACGCTTCCGCCGTGAGCCGGAACGTCTCGGCATCTGCGGCTCGCTGGAAGCCGAGCACGTCGGCTCCGAGCAGGCCCTCGATGATCTCTCGCCGCCAGGGGAGCTGGGCGAACAGCCCACGCGGCGGAAACGGAATGTGCAAGAAGAACGCGATGGTGAGATCGGGGCGAAGCTTGCGAAGCATCGCGGGTACGAGTTGCAGTTGGTAGTCGTGCACCCAGACAATCGCGCCGGTCGCGGCAACCTCCGCGACCTGTGCCGCGAAGCGCTCGTTCACTGTGACGTAGCTGTCCCACCAGTCGCGATGGTACTCCGGCGGTGCAATGACGTCGTGATACAGCGGCCACAGGGTCGCATTCGAGAACCCTTCGTAGTACAGGTCGACCTCGCGCGCACTGAGCTCCACGGGAATGAGCCGCATGGAGCCCACCTCGAAGGGCTCGCCCCCAGTCGATGCGCTGCCTTCCCAGCCCACCCAGACACACCCGAGTTGCTCGACGATCGGCTCGACGGCGGTGACGAGTCCCCCGGGAGAAGTCCGCCACGTCTTCGTGCCGTCCGCTGCCTCGACGCAGTCGACGGGCAGCCTGTTCGACACCATTACCAGTTCGCGTCCCCCGGTAACATCCCGCATATCGTGCTCAATCCTCCTTCACATCCACGAACGACGAGCCACCCACATTGGCTTCCCCGCCCCTATGAGCACACACCATAGCCCTCAAATAGGAAAGGTGGCTCTGAACCCGGCCGAAGCCGTCGCGAAGCGTTCAGGGAACGAAAAATCCCCCGCCGCTTTCGCGACGGGGGATTTAGACGTGCGCCCCAAGGGATTCGAACCCCTGACCTTCTGATCCGTAGTCAGATGCTCTATCCAGCTGAGCTAGGGGCGCAGTGTTGATCTCTCAACTTGGAATACGTTACACGAGAATGCCGTGGAACTCAAAACGAGACGGGTGAATCCTCGGCGAACCGTTCTCTCAGCTCGCGTTTCAGGATTTTGCCGC
Protein-coding regions in this window:
- a CDS encoding bifunctional alpha,alpha-trehalose-phosphate synthase (UDP-forming)/trehalose-phosphatase, whose translation is MVSNRLPVDCVEAADGTKTWRTSPGGLVTAVEPIVEQLGCVWVGWEGSASTGGEPFEVGSMRLIPVELSAREVDLYYEGFSNATLWPLYHDVIAPPEYHRDWWDSYVTVNERFAAQVAEVAATGAIVWVHDYQLQLVPAMLRKLRPDLTIAFFLHIPFPPRGLFAQLPWRREIIEGLLGADVLGFQRAADAETFRLTAEALTGCPVLGNHIALPARDSSPARAVLAQEFPISIDAEAFARTASEPEMQRRAREIRAELGNPAVVMLGVDRLDYTKGILHRFKAFSELLTDDELDPTDTVLVQVASPSRERVGAYMQLRDEVETAVGRINGEHGSVAHTPLVYLHQSFDREEMAALYLAADVLLVTPLRDGMNLVAKEYVACRTTDDGVLVLSEFAGAAEELGEATLVNPHDIEGLKSAIVRATTMPIAEQHRRMRAMRATVRSNDVANWARSYLGAVSGAADAREAGRPAPTAAATIGEAYIPRKLEERLRRLAAAPQLIVATDFDGTLAPLVARPADARALPRAIRSLDILRDAAGVQVALLTGRSLEALHATGLDSAGWMVSGSHGLELNETAQQLIGESAPQKFMTPERQELLESFTRRVWRVFKGEPGVRLEYKPYGIAVHTREVPDNAHAEELLAAARELGSRAGLIPLRGKQVCEFSVLSSDKGVTLRRIMERFPDAATVFLGDDVTDETAFAVLRQGDLGIKVGDGATRAHERVGTPESAAAVLALLAELRTGVVVGSA